A window of Streptomyces gilvosporeus contains these coding sequences:
- a CDS encoding TetR/AcrR family transcriptional regulator: MAVDREQVLTQAAALLARRSTTSMDEIARAAGISRATLHRHFAGRDALIRALEQLGIEQFTQAMDAARLDDGPAPDALRRLITEAEQVAGVLAFLFTENQLFEGEEVNAGWARLDARLHALFRRGQEEGDLRIDLSAAWLTEAFYGLIGAAAWAVHEGRVARGELNHSIAELLLGGIRRSMEK, encoded by the coding sequence ATGGCTGTGGATCGCGAACAGGTACTCACCCAGGCCGCCGCGCTGCTCGCCCGGCGGTCGACGACCTCGATGGACGAGATCGCCCGCGCCGCCGGCATCAGCCGGGCCACCCTGCACCGGCACTTCGCCGGGCGCGATGCGCTGATCCGCGCCCTGGAGCAGCTCGGCATCGAACAGTTCACCCAGGCCATGGACGCCGCCCGGCTCGACGACGGACCCGCCCCCGACGCACTGCGCCGACTGATCACCGAAGCCGAACAGGTCGCCGGCGTGCTGGCCTTCCTCTTCACCGAGAACCAGCTCTTCGAGGGCGAGGAGGTCAACGCCGGCTGGGCCCGCCTCGACGCCCGCCTGCACGCCCTCTTCCGCCGCGGCCAGGAGGAGGGCGACCTCCGTATCGACCTCAGCGCCGCCTGGCTGACCGAGGCGTTCTACGGCCTGATCGGCGCGGCCGCCTGGGCCGTCCACGAAGGGCGCGTCGCACGGGGCGAACTCAATCATTCGATCGCCGAGCTGCTGCTCGGCGGCATCCGACGGAGCATGGAGAAATGA